In one window of Sulfolobales archaeon DNA:
- a CDS encoding phenylalanine--tRNA ligase subunit alpha gives MLLRDVGREISLRELALYHQDLLDKYRLSTSSIASLSELLRSKGFISVERKKRRIIRTTKRGMESLRAFPEERLVEYLASRGGRASIEDVRRSLGDDTTSIAIGFAKKKGWIEVRNEEIILIVRGSMERSRELLARASEGIDLDSLNIDRDLLSELVRRGLIEVMEYEDIMLKLTEKSLQVLQGISRRPAISRLTSELISTGSWRNYILKEYNIEAEPPRVDPGIKHFYRDFLEEIKDIMIALGFSEIRDEIIVPELWNFDALFQAQDHPAREIHDSLILDLKPSDLSPYREILEIIRGVHETGLDTGSKGWRYVFDIEKSRRLVLRSQTTAATIKYLSEHREPPQRVFIIGKVFRRDVIDAKHLPEFYQMDGIIMEKDMNLRKLMGVLTQISESLGLGKPLFKPGYFPFTEPSLEGYVRIKGLGYVEVFGAGLFRPEVLRIAGVRYNVGAWGFGIDRLAMAYFEISDIRDLYSYSLERLRGFKIASGKAFY, from the coding sequence CTGCTTCTAAGAGATGTAGGTAGAGAGATTTCTCTAAGAGAGCTAGCTCTCTACCACCAAGATCTCCTTGATAAATACAGGCTGAGTACTAGCAGCATAGCATCTCTCTCAGAGCTTCTAAGATCTAAAGGTTTTATCTCTGTTGAGAGGAAGAAGAGGAGAATTATTAGAACTACTAAGAGAGGTATGGAGAGCTTGAGAGCATTTCCAGAAGAGAGATTAGTAGAATATCTAGCTAGTAGAGGTGGTAGAGCTAGCATAGAAGATGTGAGAAGATCTCTTGGAGATGATACTACATCTATAGCAATAGGTTTTGCGAAGAAGAAAGGATGGATAGAAGTAAGAAATGAAGAGATCATTCTAATTGTAAGAGGTTCTATGGAGAGATCTAGAGAGCTTCTTGCTAGAGCTTCTGAAGGTATTGATCTAGATTCCCTGAATATTGACCGAGATCTTCTCAGCGAGCTTGTTAGAAGAGGTCTTATAGAGGTCATGGAATACGAAGACATAATGCTTAAATTAACAGAAAAAAGTCTTCAAGTTCTTCAGGGAATTTCTAGAAGACCTGCTATCTCTAGACTTACATCAGAGCTTATATCAACAGGTTCTTGGAGGAATTATATTCTGAAAGAGTATAATATTGAGGCAGAGCCTCCTAGAGTAGATCCCGGGATCAAACATTTTTATAGGGATTTTCTCGAAGAGATCAAAGATATAATGATAGCTCTAGGTTTCAGCGAGATAAGAGATGAGATAATAGTACCAGAACTCTGGAACTTCGATGCATTATTTCAAGCACAAGATCATCCTGCTAGAGAGATACATGATTCTCTAATACTAGATCTTAAGCCATCAGATCTCTCCCCATACAGAGAGATCTTAGAGATAATTAGAGGAGTTCATGAGACAGGATTGGACACAGGTTCTAAGGGTTGGAGATATGTTTTTGATATTGAGAAGAGCAGAAGACTTGTTCTCAGAAGTCAGACTACAGCAGCTACTATAAAATATCTATCGGAACATAGAGAGCCTCCTCAGAGGGTTTTCATTATTGGAAAGGTTTTTAGGAGAGATGTTATAGATGCTAAGCATCTTCCAGAGTTCTATCAGATGGATGGGATTATAATGGAGAAAGACATGAATCTGAGGAAACTCATGGGTGTTCTCACACAGATCTCAGAGAGTCTCGGTCTTGGAAAACCTTTGTTCAAGCCGGGGTATTTTCCATTCACGGAACCAAGCTTAGAGGGTTATGTGAGGATAAAAGGACTAGGGTATGTAGAGGTTTTCGGGGCAGGTCTCTTCAGACCTGAGGTTCTTAGAATAGCTGGGGTTAGGTATAATGTTGGTGCATGGGGGTTTGGTATAGATAGACTTGCCATGGCTTACTTTGAGATCAGTGATATAAGAGATCTATATTCATATTCTCTGGAGAGATTAAGAGGGTTTAAGATTGCCAGTGGTAAAGCTTTCTATTGA